The stretch of DNA cagcccgcttggagtttgccaaaaggtacctaaagactctcagaatatgagaaacaagattatctagtccgattgaactctttggcctgaatgccaaacgtcacatctggaggaatccaggcactgctcatcacctggccaatatcatccctacggtgaagcatggtggtggcagcatcatgaagTGGGAAtggttttcagcagcagggactgggagactagtcaggatcgagggaaagatgaatggagcaaagtacagagagatccttgatgaaaacctgctccagggcgctcaggacctcagactggggcgaaggttcaccttcaaaaggacaatgacactaagcacacagccaagacaatgcaggagtggcttcgggacaagtctctgaatgtccttgagtgacctagccagagcccggacttgaaccccaaaatctctggagagacctgaaaatagctgtgcagcgacgctccccatccaacctgacagagcttgagaggatctgcagagaagaatgggagaaactcctaaATACAcaggtctgccaagcttgtagaatcatacccaagaagactcggggctgtaattgctgccaaaggtgcttcaacaaagtaccagttaaagagtctgaatacttaggtaattTTAACATTTACGtttgttttttttattaatacatttgcaaaaaaatctacacctgttttttgcttttgtcattatggggtattgtgtgtagattgatgagggaaatacattacagccttattctaaaatgtaacaaaatgtggaaaaagtcaagggttctgaatactttccgaatgcactgtatgtgtgtgttagccCAGTCCGCAGTGGACTCTGGGTTAGAATAGGTTCACTGTGTATTCCTGTGGGTCGTGCCAGAGGGTCGGCCCAAACAAAGcagcgctctctctcagccttgTCCGTTTGACTGCCTGCCTGCGCAGTTTAGGTTAAAGGCAGTTAATTGGTTTCCTGCTCAGGGTTACGTCAACACGCTGTCTTGTTTTAAACATTGCGGAAACTTGAGAGAAGCAACAATATGGCACTGTTTGCTCACCCCTGCCTCACATAGCCAGTTAGAATAATACCAGTTTTGCCTGCTTATCATTCCTATAGAGCTGTAGAACTTCATACGCTCTGAAAGCCAAACACACGGTCATTTAGACACCTCACACTCCACTGATCTCCAAGCAGAATTATTCATCCTGTTTCACACAGAGCGGTcctgaacactggtcactttaattattacatactgttttatccacttcatatgtatatactgtattctagtcatggctcatcctacataactactgctgtacacaccttttctattcatatactgtctatacacaccatcctatattacttactgctgtacacaccttttctattcatatactgtctatacacaccatcctatattacttactgctgtacacaccttttctattcatatactgtctatacacaccatcctatattacttactgctgtacacaccttttctattcatatactgtctatacacaccatcctatattacttactgctgtacacaccttttctattcatatactgtctatacacactataacatataactactgctgtatacaccttttctattcatatactgtctatacacaccatcctatattacttactgctgtacacaccttttctattcatatactgtctatacacaccatcctatataactactgctgtataaaccttttctattcatatactgtctatacacactataacatataactactgctgtatacaccttttctattcatatactgtctatacacaccatcctatattacttactgctgtacacaccttttctattcatatactgtctatacacaccatcctatattacttactgctgtacacaccttttctattcatatactgtctatacacactataacatataactactgctgtatacaccttttctattcatatactgtctatacacaccatcctatataactactgctgtacacaccttttctattcatatactgtctatacacaccatcctatattacTTACTGCTGTATACACATTTTCTATTCATAtgtctatagtctatacacaccatcctatataactactgctgtatacacattttctattcatatgtctatagtctatacacaccatcctttataactactgctgtatacacattttctattcatatgtctatagtctatacacaccatcctatataactactgctgtatacaccttttctattcatatactgtctatacacaccatcctatattacTTACTGCTGTATaaaccttttctattcatatactgtctatacacaccatcctatataactactgctgtatacaccttttctattcatatactgtctttacacatacatacatgcatattcCAGTCTCTGACATTGCgcattctgatatttcttaatttagATTTTTCTGAATTGtgtgtatttttgttttttatcgttagatattactgcactgttggagctagaaacacaagcattttgctgcacctgcgataacatctgcacatctgtgtacgcgaccactaaactttgatttgatccgGTTGGAGCTCAAAGCAAGGCAAATATATCAGAGATTCTCCAGCAGTTTGCACTCATCCTTAGACCCCATGTGATTTATGCGACGCCATTTGCAGACATTAGTACTTGGGTCCTAGATGAAATAGCTCAACTCACTGAAACAATAACTGACCACTAGATTTATGTGGCAATATCTGAAGGATACGTTGTGGTAATGGCATGGGGTAGGAGAACTCTCATCTTTGACCCATTGGTTTTATATTGGCTTTGTTTCCTCTGTAGTGACAAGTAGATTATTTttcagcaatttttttttttttaagactaCATAAACACCCAACTTTGATGTTTTTTAGATACTAGAGTAATGTGTTGTCTTCCAGTCCTACAATCAGATTTATTCAGAATGGGAATTAATAGTCCTATGAATGTTATAAACCCTTTCTTTTGCTATGAAATGATCTTCATACTCCATACATGGGTGTAAGTCACAGAGACTAACTCTCAgtcaatgactgactgactgtttttcAGATGACACAGCAGCGAGCCAGACAGACGCTCCACCTGCCGTAGTGGAACCCAATGCTGAGCTCACCCAGCTTGACCCTACAGGAGAGCCCTGGGGTGAGTACCCGACTGCTTCCCTTCACTACATTATAGCCCTGCGGAATGTTATTGAAGTCTGTGTTAACCTTCATGATGCATCTTCTCTGCAGTGAAGCCTCGGTTTAGTCAGCCCACTAAGATGCGCAGGCGGGTGCTGTACAAGCCGGTGGGCAGCTCAGTGAGGTTCAAGTGCCAGGCCAGCGGCACCCCTCCTCCCGTCATCACCTGGTGGAAGGACCAGACCCCGCTGCCACCCCCGCGCCAGGGCAAGCGCCCCCAGTGGACCCTCACCCTAAAGAACCTGCAACCCCAGGACAGTGCCAAGTACACCTGCCAGGTCTCCAACCCAGCCGGGCACATCAACGCCACCTACAAGCTGGATGTCATCGGTAAGGATGGGTCCCTGCACTGGCCAACACCACAAATCATTTTACAGCACACTCCAGTTGTATTTATACCCCAGGCCTCTCTTACGTTGCCAAGGTAATTGTGCTGAGTATGTTGTCATTATGATTCACATGCTTATGAATCCTGTCCATCTCCCTACAGAGCGCTCTCACTGCAAGCCTGTTCTGACCGGCACCCACCCGGTCAACACCACTGTGGAGTATGGTGGCACCGCCTCCTTCCAGTGTAAGGTCCACAGTGACGTGAAGCCTGTGGTCCAGTGGCTGAAGAGGGTTGACCCAGGCACAGAGGACCGCTATAACTCCACCCTGGAAGTCGGAGGGCAGCATTTTGTGGTTCTGCCCACAGGGGACGTGTGGTCCCGGCCTGACGGCTCCTACCTCAACAAGCTGGCTATCATCAAGGCCCATGATGGGGATGCTGGGATGTACATTTGCCTGGGAGCTAACACAATGGGTTACAGCTTCCGCAGTGCCTACCTCACCGTGCTGCCAGGTGAGTACAGCCATTCACTAACTGTAGAATGGGACTTTACTGGGATGGAATGGCAGTGGGTTATTCTTGTTATATCTTGTCTTATAACACTTCAGAAAGCTTAGATCTGTAGAGCTCACTGATCTCTCCACTGTTGTGTGTCCAGACCGTCAGGTGGAGAACACAGTGACTCCTCCACACCTGAGCTCCGGCCTGCCCTGGCCTCTGATTATTGGCATCCCTGCAGCAGCCCTCCTCATCGTAGGCACCATTGTACTCTGGCTGTGCCACAGCCGCCGACGCCACAACACCTTGCCCCCCCGCTCCATGACCATAGCCCACCGAGACCAACACATTTTGGACAAAGAGCCCAGCACCAACACCCCCTGTAATACCCTGAATAGCCCTGACTACCCCAGCCATAGACTGGTGGGCCTGGGAGCCCCTGTCCTTAGTGGCCCCCCTAAGATTTACTCCAACGTTTACACAGACATGCACTCGCACACACACTCCCACTTGGATGGTAAGGTCCATCAACACCAGCATTTCCACTACCAGTGCTAACCAGCCCCCTCTCATCCCACCCCACACCTACGGCCTTGTCTTCTAGCCACTGCTGCTATTCTCACCCAACAATGGACTATGAGCAAGGTAGATGGAAACAAGGAAAGGCTTGTAGTTCATATGAACTACACCTCCCATGATAAGCAGTGCTAAAACACCATACAGGTCAAAACCTTTACCTGGGATACGCATATTACTAAGACTATTTCTATTTGTAGAAATACAGCTTCATTGAGAAGTCTCAGGGCGAGAAATACCCTCTCACATGTGTGCTAGAGTCATTTCtttattatgtgttttttttataCTAGTCAACCAAGAGCAAACTCTAATTGTATTTTAAAGGATGAAAATTACTTACAAAAAAGATTTAGATGTCTTTGGATGCATGTAGCCCTGGATAAATCATGAATTAGTTAATAGGAGAAATTACCAGGTTTAGGTTCAATTTAGGTCAACTGAAATTTGATTAAAGGTATTCAAATTTACACAAATTAACATTTCTAATAGAATTAATCCCAACTCTGGAATGTACAATTGTATTACTATTTTTTAACACTCATCTAAACATGTACCGGTATCCAAACTCCCAAAGCATTAAGTAATATAAGAAACTTTTAAAAGTTTGTGTAAATTAGAAAATGTAACTCTGACAAATTAAAATCTCaacaaaatgtttacaaatgtgaAAGCTTTTCTATTCTCATTATAGCAACACAAACTGTGCTGTTCTCGGTTCTGATTAGGTGGTATTATTGTTTCATGTAGGGAAGTACAATTCATCAGGGAAATTAGATGGATTTGGTGATGAGggcttttttatttttgtattcagaTATTGTATAATATGTATCCAACTAAAAAAATCAGTATTATTAGGAGTAGTATTATTCACCCTATGTGTAAGATGCCAAATTATTTTACAGCGCTATAGATGTGTATTTTACTTACATTTCTTGTGAGGTATATTTTTTATATAAGGTACATGAGGATGAGTATTGTACCTGTGTCTATTGGTTTTTAAAACTCACCAAAAAGCTATTTAGTTGTTTTTACTTTATTCTTCTATTTTTCTTTTGGTTTCCACCATTATTACAGATTGGATTGACCTATGGGTCATTTAGTGAAAAATGACAAGTGTTGATTGTATTGTTCAGTTGAATTACAACTTTATGCTTGCTTAGTTGTCTCATATTTAATTAAGAATCTGACcatatgtatactgtatataagatAATGATTACAAAGAAAATGTGGTTTAGAATTGCCATGTTAATCTTATGCAATTCCTCTGTGAAACATTGCATGCCGCAAACTCACCTCTGGTGCTCATGTACATTTAGTACTGTACAATAATATTTTTGTAATAAATTGTTTTTTTAAAATACTTTTTACTGTTTCGGGTTCTGTTTgcaaaatgcatttcaattaaaacattttatttgtgaAATGTTTCTCTCAGAAAACAAAATGCTCACAAAACATTATCTTAAGAGGATACCATTAAAAGGCCAGGGAGTTTAGCTGTTTCTTACCATGTAAAATACTCAAGTTGTGTTGAGAATGTGTTTGTTATGCCATCTAGTGGCATTTTAGCGCCATAGCTTCATTCTTAGAAAATATGTGTTTTTGAACAACAATTTATGTGTAATGATTTCTCAACATTTTGTGTCAGTTCCTGCAATGAATTTGTTAAATGCTGAAAATGTCAGTTCTTCTGTATCTCAGGTCCAAAATTGTCTGAGTTGGTCAATCTGGACTGCATATCTGACTGGCTGACATCTAATAAATAACTTGTTTGAGATGTTTCAAGAATGATCTTTTGCATGTACAAAAATGTGTTCAATGTAAAAGTTTGGTATATAGAGCACTGTATTAATTGAACAAATGGCTACTGTTTTTCTACACGTCTTTCCCATTTACAGAATTGTTAAGTGGAATATAATGCAATATGTGAAGAACCAGCTGTTTacacagcccaattctgatctttgtttcactaattggtattttgacaaatcagatcagctctgtaaaagatctgatgtgaaaatatctgatgtgattggtcaaaagaccaattagtagaAAAATATTAGATTTTGCCTGCCTTTGTAGACACAGCAATCTTTTGACTCACCCGTTTCTAGTTAGGGATGACACCCTGGGAAGATCTCAACTGCATACCCCGCTCGTCctctctcaaaacccattggatgagaaagccagaggtcccgccCCTCTGACCCTGTcctccagtgcgttttaagaaaGGAGACGAGAAGTGATTGCATTTGAGATCTTCTCCTGTTGTGTTAACAAATGATGTGTTAAATGTGCCAACACAATGATTGTTCCTAATTAGACACACAGATGTATTAAAACAGTGGTTCAAAACTTTTTTTTGTTAATATACCACcgactgaattttgctctgcccggagtacccctgaagtaccccctcatgtgcattttaccattGGCTTGTGGGAGGGCggactcattgtaatggctggagtggaattaaTGGAAGgctatcaaacacatggaaaccatacatttattccattccagccattacaatgagcctgtcgtcctatagttcctcccaccagcctccactgaggcCTATGGTcccatgagtcttctcaagtaccccctgtagattGCCCAAGTACCCGGGGACCACTGTGTTAAAAAAATAACACAACTTGTTTTTAACACATCTGTTCTAAGAGTGTTGAACAGAAAAACAACCAACAACATTTCAAATGCACATGATACATCTATATTCCCTGATATGATTGCAGTGTTGTGAATGCACAAGTTCTAATTTAAAATCTCAATGTGATATTTTTGTGTTTTACACTATTACAACATCTTACATAATAACAAGGAACATCAACACTCCCCAGTGGCGTTATACGTTTTCTGCCATTCACTACCGAGCATCCTAATTCCAGCATGTTCGCCTAATTCTTCTGCGGTATTTTGCCGATCGCACAATTTTATGTGCATTCCGCAACCTACTGTGCGGGATGTAAACAGGATTTCCCAAAATGGAACAAAATACTAAAACAGCTACCAAactataaaaaatgtattaaataaatcaaacaacttttctttaaaaaaaaacattaaacagATCTGATCCCTACACTGGCTCAAGGTGAATCTGGGAGGTCGGGTCTTCCGGCGCCAGTACCTCTCGCAAGACTTCCGATGTAAAATCCTTGAGTCCCCAAAAAGATTCTGCCTCAGCCACAATAATGTACAGTTTTTTCGACTTCTTTGAGACTTGTGCTGTACAGTTTACAACTGTGGCAACGAACGAAACAAAATCCGCCTTTTTAACACACAGGGTATATTTTGTCTGGCAGCAAACATTTACTACAAGCTGTGGTGTATCCACTACCATCTCTTCACTAGCACCACTTGTTTTCTCAATTATTTTAATCGCCTTCGCATAGGAGATTCGGTTGACTGCTCTTACTTTTGCCAACTCAATTTCCTTCACACTTACAGGGCTCTAACTCAGGATCATGATCAAATCCTTTACAATTCTTCTGCAGTGGTTTGGGGACGAAAGCTCTTACAGTGTATCTTACGTATCCAAGCTTCACATGAGTAGGTTCTTGCTCTttatcaacaaacaaaaaaacaaccgACTATCTTATTTTTCTCCATTCACCCAGTAGGTCAGACGCCGGGCACAAACCACACCAGGAATTCTCTTCAGGTATTCAACCTGAATATCCATCGTCACCCCTGAAATTACTCCTTGACAGGTGCTCTATTCCACAAAACTTATATTGTTAGGATTCTTTTGAGGCCCACTGCAATCTTCTTCTACTCTTCAGAAACAGAAATACAATTAATCAAAATAAGACCACTCCTGGTCACTCTGACACTCCATTTTTCCAAGCACATACTTAACAATTTGACACCTGAAACGGGTTTCCCACATATACATCCTTACTCAAccaacacatcccaacaagaaGCGAATCATTATCACTTACACACTTACCCTCCACTACAATTTTTGACTATTTCAATTTTTTTGATACTAATGTTGTCCATTCAAAACATTCGTCTTCACCAAATTTACTCGACGCGCTGCTCAATTCGAAATCAGCATCCATTTCCGACATCTTTCCTTCAAACGGCCTCCTAGCCGGTCAACCTCGAACAGCTCTGTTCGTTAGCGTTTCGTTTGATTTGGCGTTTTGT from Salvelinus fontinalis isolate EN_2023a chromosome 29, ASM2944872v1, whole genome shotgun sequence encodes:
- the LOC129827624 gene encoding fibroblast growth factor receptor-like 1 — translated: MFSKDGCLAVCTVIFILLSSSEARGPPWVSRQVEERQTARLGRTVRLACPVEGDPPPLVLWVKDGRNVHPGWSRYRVLNKSLKIKEVELGDAGVYMCRVTNGFGSITLNYTLIVMDDTAASQTDAPPAVVEPNAELTQLDPTGEPWVKPRFSQPTKMRRRVLYKPVGSSVRFKCQASGTPPPVITWWKDQTPLPPPRQGKRPQWTLTLKNLQPQDSAKYTCQVSNPAGHINATYKLDVIERSHCKPVLTGTHPVNTTVEYGGTASFQCKVHSDVKPVVQWLKRVDPGTEDRYNSTLEVGGQHFVVLPTGDVWSRPDGSYLNKLAIIKAHDGDAGMYICLGANTMGYSFRSAYLTVLPDRQVENTVTPPHLSSGLPWPLIIGIPAAALLIVGTIVLWLCHSRRRHNTLPPRSMTIAHRDQHILDKEPSTNTPCNTLNSPDYPSHRLVGLGAPVLSGPPKIYSNVYTDMHSHTHSHLDGKVHQHQHFHYQC